One segment of Amycolatopsis alba DSM 44262 DNA contains the following:
- a CDS encoding aldehyde dehydrogenase family protein, whose translation MPAFKRLISPEGYIWETDEIVARVFAAAEVLARRGIEPGSRVMMSGANSLEWVVDLLALVHLDASVVLADHRAIPAQRARIRAQARVMFEVNGGTDDTAVTRPAASTGGVPDLAAWARRQDAAISWSSGTTGNPKGVVRSGRSILDNITLSAERMGYRPADVFLPVLPYSHQYGLSLVLSWWLSGGTLVIYGPATRLDHVLAVGADHGLSVVDGAPSTYYSLLNLFDRRPVLANALKTVRAWCVGGAPLGRTLAARFHAVTGKHLLDGYGATEVGNIALAPPSDPVGCGTPLPGVLVEIHDEDGAALPPGRLGEIVVRSGGLMTGHLGDDGEIVPVSGPVHRTGDIGTLDDAGRVFPVGRKHAVHRDGHTLYPDHLAERAESAGAQTEVVAVPDERLGCRLVFVIADPDAHGFAHWKQVLHSVLARYEQPDHIVVLPALPLTNTGKPNLAVLEKIAMTSLPRPPATITAAAVDVADYRVPFADRLDALRAVRRHVAEHDAAVMAILTEISPHHTASAEIRSFLATLDGAEEEIGRVRPGRVPRAAVFMPSNIPLYSYALYLLVASLYIDEITFRPSAQIKSQLERLHALLAPIHGLPLDLFDLSQRKFVTGPVREADLVVFTGDYSNAETIRDGLAEDQLFLFFGNGINPFVIAPDADLPRAAHDVARIRLYNSGQDCFGPDVVFSPQRRTDEFVGVLSAELASLRFGQNSDPAVDYGPIYYDSALVRCSDYLVRHVNHIRHGGRIDLLSRRIEPTVLLWDFDDKIPLDEMFAPVFNVVAYPGARRLRERLSSSYFSERALGAMVYGNDPETVEVLSKHHQTCVNHTLLDAENGNHPFGGFGMRANYLSYGGERRAEPLLMSQAAARTLPAGAPVAVSGR comes from the coding sequence TTGCCCGCCTTCAAGCGCTTGATCTCGCCAGAGGGGTACATCTGGGAGACCGATGAAATCGTGGCTCGCGTATTCGCGGCCGCCGAAGTCCTTGCCCGCCGCGGCATCGAACCCGGTTCGCGGGTGATGATGAGCGGGGCCAATTCCCTGGAGTGGGTCGTCGATCTGCTGGCGCTTGTCCACCTCGACGCGTCTGTGGTCCTGGCCGATCATCGCGCCATTCCGGCGCAGCGGGCGCGGATCCGCGCGCAGGCGCGCGTGATGTTCGAAGTCAACGGTGGTACCGATGACACCGCGGTGACGCGGCCCGCGGCGAGCACGGGGGGCGTTCCCGATCTCGCGGCCTGGGCGCGGCGCCAGGACGCCGCGATCTCGTGGTCGTCGGGGACGACCGGTAACCCGAAGGGCGTCGTCCGCTCCGGTCGCTCGATTCTGGACAACATCACTCTCAGTGCGGAACGAATGGGTTACCGGCCGGCCGATGTCTTCCTGCCCGTTCTGCCGTATTCCCACCAGTATGGTCTGTCGCTTGTGCTCTCCTGGTGGCTGAGTGGAGGCACGCTGGTGATCTATGGGCCGGCCACGCGCCTGGATCACGTTCTCGCGGTCGGTGCGGACCATGGCCTCTCCGTCGTCGACGGGGCCCCGTCGACGTATTACAGCCTGCTCAACTTGTTCGACCGTCGGCCCGTTCTGGCGAACGCGCTGAAGACGGTCCGAGCCTGGTGCGTGGGCGGCGCGCCGCTGGGGCGCACCCTGGCGGCCCGATTCCACGCCGTCACCGGCAAGCATCTGCTCGACGGCTACGGAGCGACCGAAGTGGGAAACATCGCGCTGGCGCCTCCGTCCGATCCGGTCGGGTGCGGCACACCGCTGCCCGGTGTCCTCGTCGAAATCCACGACGAGGACGGCGCCGCGCTTCCCCCCGGCAGGCTCGGCGAGATCGTGGTTCGCAGTGGCGGCCTGATGACCGGTCACCTGGGCGACGACGGTGAGATCGTCCCGGTTTCGGGTCCGGTTCACCGGACCGGCGACATCGGGACGCTCGACGACGCCGGCCGCGTCTTCCCGGTCGGGCGCAAGCACGCCGTGCACCGCGACGGCCACACCCTTTATCCCGATCACCTCGCCGAGCGGGCCGAGTCGGCCGGTGCGCAGACAGAGGTCGTCGCTGTCCCCGACGAGCGTCTGGGCTGTCGTCTGGTGTTCGTCATCGCCGACCCCGACGCCCATGGATTCGCGCACTGGAAACAGGTGCTGCATTCCGTGCTCGCTCGCTACGAGCAGCCCGACCACATCGTCGTGCTTCCCGCGCTGCCGCTCACGAACACCGGTAAGCCCAACCTGGCCGTTCTGGAAAAGATCGCCATGACCTCATTGCCCAGGCCACCTGCCACGATCACCGCCGCGGCCGTCGACGTGGCCGACTACCGCGTCCCCTTCGCCGACCGTCTTGACGCGCTGCGTGCGGTGCGACGGCACGTGGCCGAGCACGACGCTGCGGTGATGGCGATCCTCACCGAGATCTCGCCTCATCACACCGCGAGCGCGGAGATCCGCTCGTTCCTCGCCACCCTCGACGGAGCGGAAGAGGAGATCGGCCGGGTCCGGCCAGGCCGGGTGCCTCGCGCCGCTGTGTTCATGCCCTCCAACATCCCGCTCTATTCCTATGCGCTGTACCTGCTTGTGGCGTCTCTCTACATCGACGAGATCACCTTTCGCCCGTCCGCTCAGATCAAGAGCCAGCTGGAACGCTTGCACGCGCTGCTGGCGCCGATTCACGGTCTGCCACTCGATCTTTTCGACCTCAGTCAGCGCAAGTTCGTGACGGGACCGGTACGCGAGGCGGATCTCGTCGTCTTCACCGGTGACTACTCCAATGCCGAGACGATCCGCGACGGGCTGGCGGAAGACCAGCTTTTTCTTTTCTTCGGCAACGGCATCAACCCCTTCGTCATCGCACCCGACGCCGACCTCCCGCGCGCCGCTCATGACGTCGCGAGAATCCGGCTCTACAACTCGGGTCAAGACTGTTTCGGTCCCGATGTCGTGTTCTCGCCGCAGCGCCGCACCGACGAGTTCGTCGGAGTGCTGTCCGCTGAACTGGCTTCGCTGCGTTTCGGGCAGAACAGCGATCCCGCCGTCGACTACGGCCCGATCTACTACGACTCGGCACTGGTGCGCTGCTCGGACTACTTGGTGCGGCACGTGAATCACATCCGGCACGGCGGTCGCATCGATCTGCTGTCCCGCCGGATCGAGCCGACCGTGCTGCTGTGGGACTTCGACGACAAGATCCCCCTGGACGAGATGTTCGCCCCGGTGTTCAACGTCGTGGCCTATCCGGGTGCCAGGCGGCTGCGTGAGCGGTTGTCGAGCTCCTATTTCAGCGAACGCGCGCTGGGAGCGATGGTCTACGGCAACGACCCGGAGACGGTGGAAGTCCTGTCGAAGCACCACCAAACCTGTGTCAACCACACACTGCTCGACGCCGAAAACGGCAACCATCCCTTCGGCGGGTTCGGGATGAGGGCGAACTACCTCTCCTACGGCGGCGAGCGGCGTGCCGAACCACTGCTCATGTCGCAGGCCGCGGCGCGGACTCTCCCGGCGGGTGCGCCCGTCGCGGTGAGTGGGCGGTGA
- a CDS encoding RNA polymerase sigma factor, whose translation MIVKPFEQIVVQFGPMVLRVCRAVLGPVDAEDAWSETFLAALKAYPGLPADANVEAWLVTIAHRKAIDVTRARTRRAVPVEEVPERPSATGRPEAWAGDLWDALARLPDKQRVAVAYHYLGGLPYREIAEITGGSTDAARRAAADGVKSLRATYRRPADREGATS comes from the coding sequence GTGATCGTGAAACCGTTCGAACAGATCGTGGTCCAGTTCGGGCCGATGGTGCTGCGGGTGTGCCGGGCCGTGCTGGGTCCGGTGGACGCGGAGGACGCCTGGTCGGAGACGTTCCTGGCCGCGTTGAAGGCGTATCCTGGGCTGCCCGCCGACGCGAATGTCGAAGCGTGGCTGGTCACGATCGCGCACCGTAAGGCCATCGACGTCACCAGGGCCCGTACCCGGCGGGCTGTTCCGGTCGAGGAGGTCCCGGAGCGGCCAAGCGCCACCGGGCGGCCGGAAGCCTGGGCTGGCGATCTGTGGGACGCACTGGCGCGGTTGCCGGACAAACAGCGCGTGGCCGTCGCCTATCACTACCTCGGCGGGCTGCCTTACCGCGAGATCGCCGAGATCACCGGGGGCAGTACCGATGCTGCCCGTCGGGCGGCGGCCGACGGCGTCAAATCCCTCAGAGCCACCTACCGGCGCCCCGCCGACAGGGAAGGAGCGACATCATGA
- a CDS encoding methylated-DNA--[protein]-cysteine S-methyltransferase — protein sequence MMTMSDDQARDLFDPLPDVDPDATRRLHERLVAAAQRDGLLDLAYRTLDTPVGTLLLAATEAGLVRVAYGREDHDAVLAKLADTVSPRILRAPARLDAVARQLEEYFGGGRRTFDVPLDFRLSKGFRRAVLAHLPEIGYGDTESYAQVAAAAGSPRAVRAVGTACATNPLPVVVPCHRVVRSDGSFGGYVGGEDAKRTLLTLEAA from the coding sequence ATGATGACCATGTCCGACGACCAGGCCAGAGACTTGTTCGACCCGTTGCCGGACGTCGATCCGGACGCGACGCGGCGGCTGCATGAGCGGCTGGTCGCGGCGGCTCAGCGTGACGGGCTGCTCGACCTGGCTTATCGCACCCTGGACACTCCGGTTGGCACGCTGTTGCTGGCCGCTACCGAGGCGGGCCTGGTCCGGGTCGCCTACGGCCGGGAAGACCACGACGCCGTGCTGGCGAAGCTGGCCGACACGGTGAGCCCGCGGATCCTGCGCGCTCCGGCGCGGCTGGACGCTGTGGCCCGGCAGCTGGAGGAGTACTTCGGCGGCGGACGCCGGACCTTCGACGTTCCCCTGGACTTCCGGCTGTCGAAGGGGTTTCGGCGCGCGGTGCTGGCGCATCTGCCGGAGATCGGGTACGGCGACACCGAAAGCTACGCCCAGGTCGCCGCCGCGGCCGGAAGTCCGAGGGCGGTGCGTGCGGTCGGGACCGCGTGTGCGACCAACCCGCTGCCGGTCGTGGTGCCGTGCCACAGGGTCGTGCGCTCCGACGGGTCGTTCGGCGGCTACGTCGGCGGCGAGGACGCCAAGCGGACGTTGCTGACGCTGGAGGCGGCGTGA
- a CDS encoding 2OG-Fe(II) oxygenase produces MNRFEKRVAAADWAAVTAEVDDYGCALLPRLLTPAECAKIVALWDKVERFRATVNLRRHRFGDNGDYRYFAEPVPDPVQALRQALYPRLLPIAQDWYAKLGREAEWPSTLEEWLAICHGAGQTRPTPILLRYETGGWNALHRDLYGDKVFPLQVVINLNQPGTDHTGGEFLLVEQRPRAQSRGTATLIPQGHGLVFTTRDRPVRSARGWSASPVRHGVSAVRSGSRHTLGLVFHDAT; encoded by the coding sequence GTGAACAGGTTCGAGAAGCGGGTCGCCGCGGCCGACTGGGCCGCGGTGACCGCCGAGGTCGACGACTACGGTTGCGCTCTGCTACCACGACTGCTGACTCCGGCCGAGTGCGCGAAGATCGTCGCTCTGTGGGACAAGGTCGAACGGTTCCGGGCGACGGTGAATCTGCGTCGGCACCGTTTCGGGGACAACGGCGACTACCGTTACTTCGCCGAGCCGGTCCCGGATCCGGTTCAGGCGCTGCGCCAGGCGCTGTATCCGCGGCTGCTGCCCATCGCCCAGGACTGGTACGCCAAGCTGGGCCGTGAAGCGGAGTGGCCGTCCACGTTGGAGGAGTGGCTGGCGATCTGCCACGGTGCCGGGCAGACACGGCCGACGCCGATCCTGCTGCGGTACGAGACGGGCGGCTGGAACGCGCTGCACCGAGATCTTTACGGCGACAAGGTGTTCCCTCTGCAGGTGGTGATCAACCTCAACCAGCCGGGCACGGACCACACCGGCGGGGAGTTCTTGCTGGTCGAACAGCGGCCACGGGCGCAGTCGCGTGGCACCGCGACGTTGATCCCGCAAGGGCACGGCTTGGTGTTCACCACCCGCGACCGGCCGGTTCGCTCCGCGCGTGGCTGGTCGGCTTCGCCGGTGCGCCATGGTGTGTCGGCGGTCCGGTCGGGTTCGCGGCACACACTCGGCCTCGTGTTCCACGACGCCACCTGA
- a CDS encoding Ada metal-binding domain-containing protein codes for MRTYTLIGADGNPYESAEPGTLGGHRRSKLYGRLDCPAALRAIARGGYVRHRVFFADEATALAAGYRPCCSCLPEKYQVWKHKQTGKTPRP; via the coding sequence ATGAGGACCTACACGCTGATCGGCGCGGACGGCAACCCGTATGAGAGTGCCGAACCGGGAACGCTGGGCGGGCATCGCCGGAGCAAGCTTTACGGCCGTCTGGACTGCCCGGCGGCGTTGCGCGCGATCGCCCGCGGCGGCTACGTGCGGCATCGGGTGTTCTTCGCCGACGAAGCCACCGCCCTCGCCGCGGGCTACCGCCCCTGCTGTTCCTGCCTGCCCGAGAAGTACCAGGTCTGGAAGCACAAGCAGACCGGAAAGACACCACGACCATGA
- a CDS encoding DNA-3-methyladenine glycosylase I — translation MTRTRTGAVVGDDGLARPPWAATDPLLREYYDTEWGMPVHGEQNLYERISLEAFQAGLSWATILRKRPAFRDAFDGFDPDRVAGYGERDIARLMTDPRIVRNRRKIDAAVTNARATIALRDNGGLDALVWSFRPHSTPSPRWVEDIPTQSPESVALATALRRHGFAFVGPTTMFALMEATGIVDTHLLDSHRRGSSGVWPPTDGR, via the coding sequence GTGACCCGCACCCGCACCGGCGCGGTGGTCGGTGACGACGGACTCGCCCGGCCGCCGTGGGCCGCGACCGATCCCTTGCTGCGGGAGTACTACGACACCGAGTGGGGCATGCCCGTCCATGGCGAACAGAACCTCTACGAGAGGATCAGCCTGGAGGCGTTCCAGGCCGGGCTGTCGTGGGCCACGATCCTGCGCAAGCGGCCCGCGTTCCGCGACGCTTTCGACGGATTCGACCCCGACCGGGTGGCCGGCTACGGCGAGCGCGACATCGCGCGGCTCATGACCGACCCCCGGATCGTCCGCAACCGGCGCAAGATCGACGCGGCGGTCACCAACGCCCGCGCGACGATCGCGTTGCGCGACAACGGCGGGCTGGACGCGCTGGTGTGGTCCTTCCGGCCACACAGCACGCCGTCGCCGCGCTGGGTGGAGGACATCCCGACCCAGTCGCCGGAGTCGGTCGCCCTGGCGACGGCACTGCGGCGGCACGGGTTCGCGTTCGTCGGCCCGACGACGATGTTCGCGCTGATGGAGGCCACCGGCATCGTCGACACCCACCTGCTCGACAGCCACCGTCGCGGTAGTTCCGGCGTCTGGCCGCCCACGGACGGTCGGTGA
- a CDS encoding aldo/keto reductase produces the protein MSTAIGYSLIAPGDEDYATVHTILTGLGVRPDDLYVDVESAGPRPERPGLERAFATCLPGDTLTVPALDRLAWSPQDLEAMTPRIIDGQLRLNVGGVAFDPANDQGRALFDTFLLASSFAQAAETRSSPGRTVQATRAGTITLGRELTVARIGHGPTRLTGPGTGGLPDGTETTKQVLRRAVELGITFIDTADSGTPNLTEDLIAEALHPYPEDLVIATTAGPLRARPGQGKPCGRPDYLRRQAETSLRRLRVERIDLWQLPRLDPAIPADDQFGALKALQDEGKIRHIGLSKVDIDTLKRARAAGANVASVRNRYNLIVRDSDPVIDHCQATGIVFISASPIAQGILAEQGNPFADLAACHGVSTAQLSLAWLLHRSPAILPIPEAGSITHLEENTSAAGVELTTHEFGELDLLGRTLARDSDVPFVADPAAPSVPGSGGYPTRVTPPSHKDPRRS, from the coding sequence ATGTCCACCGCCATCGGCTACTCGCTGATCGCTCCGGGTGACGAGGACTACGCCACTGTCCACACGATCCTTACCGGGCTTGGCGTAAGGCCGGATGACCTGTACGTCGACGTCGAATCAGCAGGACCTCGCCCTGAGCGGCCTGGGCTGGAGCGGGCGTTCGCGACATGCCTGCCGGGAGACACGCTCACCGTCCCGGCCCTGGATCGGCTCGCCTGGTCGCCGCAGGATCTGGAGGCGATGACGCCGCGGATCATCGACGGGCAGCTCCGGCTCAACGTCGGCGGTGTCGCCTTCGATCCCGCCAACGACCAGGGCCGCGCCCTGTTCGACACGTTCCTGCTGGCCAGTTCGTTCGCCCAGGCGGCCGAGACACGGTCGTCGCCCGGCAGAACCGTGCAGGCCACCCGCGCTGGCACTATCACGCTCGGCCGGGAACTGACCGTCGCCCGGATCGGCCACGGCCCGACACGCCTGACCGGCCCTGGCACCGGCGGCCTGCCCGACGGCACCGAGACCACGAAACAGGTGCTGCGGCGGGCCGTGGAACTGGGGATCACCTTCATCGACACCGCTGACAGCGGCACCCCGAACCTCACCGAAGACCTCATCGCCGAGGCCCTGCACCCCTACCCCGAGGACCTGGTGATCGCCACCACGGCCGGACCGCTGCGCGCCCGCCCCGGCCAGGGGAAGCCCTGCGGCCGCCCCGACTATCTGCGCCGTCAGGCCGAAACCTCGCTACGGCGCCTGCGGGTGGAGCGGATCGACCTGTGGCAACTGCCCCGCCTCGACCCCGCCATCCCCGCGGACGACCAGTTCGGCGCCCTCAAGGCCTTGCAGGACGAGGGCAAGATCCGCCACATCGGACTGTCCAAAGTAGACATCGATACGCTGAAGCGAGCGCGGGCGGCCGGGGCGAACGTGGCCAGCGTGCGGAATCGCTACAACCTCATCGTCCGGGACAGCGACCCGGTCATCGATCACTGTCAGGCCACCGGGATCGTGTTCATCTCGGCGTCCCCGATCGCCCAGGGGATTCTTGCCGAGCAGGGAAACCCGTTCGCTGATCTCGCCGCGTGCCACGGCGTCAGTACCGCGCAGCTTTCGCTGGCGTGGCTGCTGCACCGCTCTCCGGCGATCCTGCCGATCCCCGAAGCCGGCTCGATCACCCACCTCGAAGAGAACACCTCGGCCGCAGGCGTCGAGCTCACCACGCACGAATTCGGTGAGCTGGACCTGCTAGGCCGCACCCTGGCCAGAGACTCCGACGTCCCCTTCGTGGCTGACCCCGCAGCGCCAAGTGTCCCGGGGTCCGGCGGATACCCGACCCGCGTCACCCCACCCAGCCACAAGGACCCCAGGAGATCGTGA
- a CDS encoding 2OG-Fe(II) oxygenase, with the protein MAQHTLDLFAQSSAPEPDAPAGTSWTAVRDALDTDGVALTDPLLSAEECAEALSWWDEPARFRSTVVMQRHGFGRGTYRYLADPLPGLVQRLRERLYPPLAGIANDWAPLLKERRFPLAHRDLATECAEAGQYKPTPLLLRYGPGDHATLHQDLYGDIVFPLQAAIMLNQPDRDFTGGESVFVEQRPRSQSRVLVLRPQRGHGLVFPVRHRPVLGAHGYRRHAMRHGTGTVHTGTRTVLGIIFHNAR; encoded by the coding sequence ATGGCACAGCACACCTTGGATTTGTTCGCCCAGTCGTCTGCGCCAGAGCCCGACGCTCCGGCGGGCACGTCCTGGACCGCGGTACGCGACGCGCTCGACACCGACGGGGTCGCGCTCACCGACCCGCTCCTGTCGGCAGAGGAGTGCGCGGAGGCCCTCTCCTGGTGGGACGAGCCCGCGCGATTCCGCAGCACGGTGGTCATGCAGCGGCACGGGTTCGGGCGCGGCACCTACCGCTATCTCGCCGACCCGCTGCCCGGCCTCGTCCAGCGACTGCGTGAGCGCCTATACCCTCCGCTGGCCGGCATCGCCAACGACTGGGCACCCCTGCTGAAGGAGCGCCGGTTCCCGCTGGCGCACCGGGATTTGGCTACCGAATGCGCTGAAGCGGGCCAGTACAAACCCACTCCGCTGCTCCTGCGCTACGGGCCCGGCGACCACGCCACCCTGCACCAGGACCTCTACGGCGACATCGTCTTCCCACTGCAGGCCGCGATCATGCTCAACCAGCCCGACCGCGACTTCACCGGCGGGGAAAGCGTGTTCGTCGAACAACGCCCCCGCTCCCAGTCCCGCGTGCTCGTCCTGCGCCCCCAGCGCGGGCACGGACTCGTGTTCCCCGTCCGGCACCGGCCGGTCCTCGGCGCGCACGGCTACCGCCGCCACGCGATGCGCCACGGCACCGGCACAGTCCACACCGGCACCCGCACCGTGCTCGGCATCATCTTCCACAACGCCCGATGA
- a CDS encoding methylated-DNA--[protein]-cysteine S-methyltransferase — protein MSTVHTIIDSPIGDLTMVTDDDNLTRLYFPHHWGNPDRSAFGPRDDHRFENASRQLTSYFAGDRTDFDLPIHADGDDFHHAVWAHVATIPYGATTTYGDIATALGDPRLARDVGAAVGRNPLCILIPCHRVVGKNGTLTGYAGGLTRKQFLLELEKPAVEERGQLW, from the coding sequence ATGTCCACCGTCCACACGATCATCGACTCCCCGATCGGCGACCTCACCATGGTCACCGACGACGACAACCTGACCCGCCTGTACTTCCCGCACCATTGGGGCAACCCCGACCGGTCCGCGTTCGGTCCGCGCGACGATCACCGGTTCGAGAACGCCTCCCGCCAGCTCACGAGCTACTTCGCTGGCGACCGCACCGACTTCGACCTGCCGATCCACGCCGACGGCGACGACTTCCACCACGCCGTCTGGGCCCACGTCGCGACGATCCCCTACGGCGCCACGACCACCTACGGCGACATCGCGACCGCCCTCGGCGATCCGCGACTGGCCCGTGACGTCGGCGCCGCCGTCGGGCGCAACCCGCTGTGCATCCTGATCCCGTGCCACCGCGTGGTCGGAAAGAACGGCACACTCACGGGCTACGCCGGCGGCCTCACACGCAAACAGTTCCTGCTGGAACTGGAAAAGCCCGCGGTCGAGGAACGAGGGCAACTCTGGTGA
- a CDS encoding ester cyclase, translating into MSLQENKDVVSRWFTEFWGNPFNPGVIDDLAAPDIRFEYSLHKPMRGRDEVREFATRFRTAFPDLGFGGTADLIAEGDYVVGQWEGGGTHTGPIVFDDLPIGSTPAASGKTLRFTGTTVLKVQNGLIVEELGLDDGVTVLQQLGIIPSA; encoded by the coding sequence ATGTCATTGCAGGAGAACAAAGACGTCGTCAGCCGATGGTTCACGGAATTCTGGGGTAACCCCTTCAACCCCGGTGTGATCGACGACCTCGCCGCTCCCGACATCCGGTTCGAGTACTCGCTGCACAAACCCATGCGAGGCCGCGACGAGGTGCGTGAATTCGCGACCAGGTTCCGCACCGCGTTCCCGGACCTCGGTTTCGGGGGCACCGCTGACCTCATCGCCGAGGGCGACTACGTCGTGGGCCAGTGGGAAGGCGGAGGCACGCACACCGGACCGATCGTCTTCGACGACCTCCCCATCGGATCAACGCCGGCGGCGTCCGGCAAGACCCTCCGCTTCACCGGCACGACCGTCCTCAAGGTCCAGAACGGTCTCATCGTCGAAGAACTCGGGCTCGACGACGGCGTGACGGTCCTCCAGCAGCTCGGGATCATCCCCAGCGCGTGA
- a CDS encoding xanthine dehydrogenase family protein molybdopterin-binding subunit, with product MSQPVGQALERVDGVAKVTGGARYAADHTFPGMLHGCLVLSTVARGTIASMDLSAARAAPGVVAVYNHENAPRLGTGTPPMQNATINTNGQIIGYVVAETVEQAQDAATMVTVTYEDQQAPQAGIDDVLGEVFLLPNQGELIVGDPRAGLAQADVTLTGRYSSPTHHHNAIEPHAIVAVWDGDRFTAYLSTQGVGGSLRSLTGAVGVPPANGHVLCEYLGGGFGGKTSAAAGPYAQFTVAIARSLGRPLKLVLTQAQLYSVIGQRAEYRADVTLGAKSSGQLTSLIHIGTQQVSRNSQQSFNPNRSIQRLYAVPNLHTRAQGARLDLPTGQFMRAPEFPAHFALETALDELSYKLGMDPVELRIRNYTDISPSTGLRFSSKYLLDAYAMARKAFGWARRNPRPGATRSGNEYVGWGMATEMHAYEGGPASALVRVGLDGIAVAQCATQDIGTGTYTVMTQVAGQALGIPVAQVKFQLGDSSYPAAGTSASSSTVPTVTGAVDKAAKAVRATVIQLAIDDPASPLHGLTADQIVTEHGYLFAAADRSRRVSYRDVISKHGSPVENTATSTNEPGNSCGAVFVEVKVDARYGRVRVTRMVGAYDCGRVLNRQTARSQVIGGMTWGIGTALMEHTTYDHRTARVTNPNLSTYLLAVNADVPDLDVMFVDKPDPVSTALGARGFGECPMTGVPAAIGNAIYHATGRRIRDLPITQDKLL from the coding sequence ATGAGTCAGCCGGTAGGGCAGGCACTCGAACGTGTCGACGGTGTGGCGAAGGTGACCGGGGGCGCTCGCTACGCCGCCGACCACACGTTCCCCGGCATGCTGCACGGATGCCTTGTGCTGAGCACCGTCGCTCGCGGCACGATCGCGTCGATGGACCTGTCGGCCGCGCGGGCCGCTCCCGGCGTCGTGGCCGTCTACAACCACGAGAACGCGCCTCGGCTCGGCACCGGCACTCCTCCGATGCAGAACGCGACCATCAACACGAACGGGCAGATCATCGGCTACGTCGTGGCGGAGACCGTCGAGCAGGCACAGGACGCGGCCACGATGGTGACAGTGACCTACGAGGACCAGCAGGCCCCGCAGGCGGGTATCGACGATGTGCTCGGCGAGGTGTTCCTGTTGCCGAACCAGGGCGAACTGATCGTCGGTGATCCGCGAGCCGGGCTCGCGCAGGCGGACGTGACTCTCACCGGCCGTTACTCCAGCCCGACCCACCACCACAATGCGATCGAGCCGCACGCGATCGTGGCCGTCTGGGATGGTGACCGGTTCACCGCGTACCTCAGCACACAGGGCGTCGGTGGTTCCCTGCGCAGCTTGACCGGCGCGGTGGGAGTTCCTCCGGCCAACGGCCACGTGCTCTGCGAGTATCTCGGTGGGGGATTCGGCGGGAAGACGTCCGCGGCCGCGGGGCCGTATGCGCAGTTCACCGTGGCCATCGCCCGCTCGCTGGGCAGGCCGCTCAAGCTGGTGCTGACCCAGGCGCAGTTGTACTCGGTCATCGGGCAGCGCGCGGAATACCGGGCCGACGTCACGCTCGGAGCCAAGAGCAGCGGTCAGCTGACGTCGTTGATCCATATCGGCACTCAGCAGGTTTCACGGAACAGCCAGCAGAGCTTCAACCCGAACCGCTCGATCCAGCGGCTCTACGCGGTGCCCAACCTGCACACCCGCGCCCAGGGTGCCCGGCTCGACCTCCCGACCGGGCAGTTCATGCGGGCACCAGAGTTCCCGGCGCATTTCGCCCTCGAGACCGCCCTGGACGAACTCAGCTACAAGCTCGGCATGGACCCGGTGGAGCTGCGGATCCGGAACTACACCGACATCAGCCCCTCGACCGGTCTGCGCTTCAGCAGCAAGTACCTCCTCGATGCTTATGCCATGGCGCGCAAAGCTTTCGGGTGGGCCCGGCGTAATCCGCGTCCCGGCGCCACGCGTTCGGGCAACGAGTACGTCGGCTGGGGCATGGCCACCGAAATGCACGCCTACGAGGGCGGTCCGGCGTCCGCGCTGGTCAGGGTCGGACTCGACGGGATCGCGGTCGCGCAGTGCGCTACCCAGGACATCGGCACCGGCACGTACACGGTGATGACGCAGGTGGCGGGCCAGGCGTTGGGAATTCCGGTGGCACAGGTCAAATTCCAGCTCGGCGACTCCAGCTACCCGGCCGCAGGAACGTCGGCGTCCTCATCGACCGTGCCCACCGTGACCGGCGCGGTGGACAAGGCGGCCAAGGCCGTACGCGCCACGGTGATCCAGCTCGCGATCGACGACCCCGCGTCCCCGTTGCACGGCTTGACCGCCGACCAGATCGTCACCGAACACGGATACCTGTTCGCCGCAGCCGATCGATCCCGGCGTGTCAGCTACCGTGATGTCATCTCAAAGCACGGCTCACCCGTGGAGAACACCGCGACCAGCACGAACGAACCGGGCAACAGCTGCGGCGCCGTTTTCGTCGAAGTCAAGGTCGATGCCCGCTACGGCCGGGTTCGGGTGACGCGAATGGTCGGTGCCTACGACTGCGGGCGAGTGCTCAACCGGCAGACCGCGCGCAGCCAGGTGATCGGCGGAATGACCTGGGGTATCGGCACCGCGCTGATGGAGCACACCACCTACGACCACCGCACGGCGCGGGTGACCAATCCGAATCTGTCGACGTACCTGCTGGCGGTCAACGCGGACGTGCCCGATCTCGACGTGATGTTCGTGGACAAGCCAGATCCCGTGAGCACAGCCTTGGGTGCACGGGGTTTCGGTGAATGCCCGATGACGGGCGTCCCGGCGGCGATCGGCAACGCCATCTACCACGCCACCGGCCGCCGAATCCGCGATCTGCCCATCACACAGGACAAGCTGCTCTAA